Below is a genomic region from Rhodoligotrophos appendicifer.
CCATGATCCTGAGGCGTGAGTGAAAGCCATGACCGATCCCCAACCCAAGCCTTTGCCTGTGCTGACCGACCTGAACCGCCCCTTCTGGGAAGGGGCGGCCGCAGGTCGCCTCATGCTCCAGAAATGCGGCCAATGCGGTCACATCCGCTTTCCCTTTGGCCCGGTCTGCACAATCTGCCTGTCCCCGGACACGCGCTGGGCGCAGCTCTCCGGCCGCGGCGAGGTCCTGTCCCACCTCGTCTTCCATCAGGTCTATCACAAGGCCTGGGCCGGCGACGTGCCCTACAGCGTTGTCATGGTCCAGCTCGACGAGGGACCGAGGCTCTTCTCCAACATCCTCGACCCGACCCGCAGCGACATCGAGACCGACCTGGTCGGCCGCCGCGTCGAGGCCGTCTTCGAGCCCCTCACCGACACCCTCGCCCGCCCCCTCTTCCGCGTGGTCGACCCCCCTCCTCCCAGATCCTGAGGAGCCCCCACACCCGTCATCCCGTGCGCGCTGCAGCACGAAGTGATGCTGCGCAGACCCGGGACCGCCAAGAGCAAGAATCCCTCATCCGGAGAAGGCCGCCCGGGATCCCGGGTCAAGCCCGGGATGACAGCGAGATTATAAGAGCGCCACCCACCCCCGTCATCCCGGACGCGCTGCAGCGCGCAGCGGTGCCGCGCAGATCCGGGACCCCATGCGGCTCGCACAACACGTCATCCCGTGCGCGCTGCAGCACGAAGTGATGCTGCGCAGACCCGGGACCGCCAAGAGCAAGAATCCCTCATCCGGAGAAGGCCGCCCGGGATCCCGGCTCAAGCCCGGGATGACAGCCAGAGGAGGCCCCGCAGCCCCTCAATACCCTCCGCCGGTCGGCACGAACACCGTGCCCTCCATGATCCGCCGGGCGGTCCGTCCGAAGCCCAAAGCCTCGATCTCCATGCCGGCCTCGTTGTTCGCCTTGCGCGTCTTCACCACCACATGCATGACGCCCGACGGATGCCCGATGCTCAGCGTCTCCTTCTCCGCCGCACCGTTCCCCATGGCTTGGTTGACGATCGAATCCGGCACGCGCGAGGCGGCCGCGATGCACATCGACCCGGTCCCCGCCATGCTCTCATGGCAGCGGTTCATGAAGATCAGCCGGGCCTTGAAGTCCATGTCCTTGGCCTCTGTGGGCTGACCGTTCAGCGTCTTGTAGGCGCTCGGTTCGGAGACGAACACGACGAAGGGCAGGAACGGGGATTCCTCGTCCACCTTTGTCCAGCTCGAGGCATAGCCGATCCGCTCCGCCGCCTTGCCGCGGATTTCCCGCAGCCGTTGCACCAACCCGTGATCATGATTGATCTCCTCCGGCCCCTCGTCGCCGCGCAGGCCGATATCTTCAGCCCGGCAGAACACGATCGTATTCGCCACGTCGCAGATGGTGACCTCGAGGTCTTGCCCGCTTTCGAGCTTCAGCATGTCCGTCCGGTTTCCCGTCGGCAGCACCTTGCCGGTCTTGGCCCCGGCGGTGAGCCGGTAGTCCATGAAGATCTCCGCCCCCGTCCCCGGCACGCCGGCAATGGCGAAGTCGCCCTTCACCTTGGCGCGGCCCTGATGCACCGGCACCTTCGCGATCATGATCTTGGAGGTGTTGGTGTTGTGGATCCGCACCTCCGTGAACGGCTCTTCCGGCCGCACCAGCCCCGCATCGACGGCGAAGGGCCCGACGCCGGCGGAGATGTTTCCGCAATTGCCCGAATAGTCGATCACCGGCTTGTCCAGTTCGGCCTGGGCGAAGGTATAGTCCACATCGGCACCTTCCACCGTGGCCGGTCCGATGATGGCGATCTTCGAGGTCACCAGATGCGTCCCGCCGAGCCCGTCGATCTGCATCACGTCCGGCGTCCCCATCATCCGCAGCAGCAGGGCATCGCGTTCCCCGCCCGCCGGTGGCAGGTCATGCTCGTGCAGATAGACGCCCTTGCTGGTCCCTCCGCGCATCAGGGTGCAGCGAATGCCGATCTGTTCCGCATCGTAATAGCTCATGGTCGCGTCCTCTCTCGTCTCTTGCTGTGTCTAGACATTGGCGGGCCGGCGCATCGGCTCGGGCGGCGCGGAGTGACCGGCAAGCCGCGCGGCATCGTCATTGCCCTCGCCCAGCGGCCCGATGGGCTCACCGACCACGGCCGGTGTGCGCGACAGGCGGAAGGGCGGCCCGAGCAGGGGCCAGTCGAGCCCGTCGCTGTGGCGCCAGTTCACGACGCCCGCCGTAACCGTCGCCGGATCATCCGCGACCTCCGCCACCGAGCGCACGATTGTCGCCGCAAAGCCCGCTTGGCTCAAGGCTGCTGCCGCTGCCGCACGCTCCAGGGCGGCGAACGCGATCCCCGTCTCCTGCTCCTGGGCCGCGACCGCCGCCGCATCGGCAGCGACCGCGACATGACCATCCCGGCAGGTGATCATGGTCAGATCCTCTGGCGTCTCGCCGTTCCAGTTCGTCTGCGTCATCCACACCGCGGCATCCTGCATGGCAAGGTCGATCGCCTGCCCCTGCCCGCTCCGGTCGCGATATTCGAGCAGCGCCAGGATCGCGAAGCAGGCAAACAGGCCGCCGGTGATGTCGCCGGCCGAGATGCCGAGCTTCGTCGGCACCCCCTCGACCCGGGTGAGGTCCATGATTCCCGACATGGCCTGCACCACCGTATCGAAGGCCGGCCGCCCGGGATGCACCGAGGAGGCTCCGAATCCGGAGATCCCGCAATAGACGAGCCGCGGATTGATCCGCTCCAGCGCGGCCGGGTCGTAGCCGAGCCGGGTGAGCGAGCCCGGCTTCATGTTTTCCACCAGCACATCCGCCGTCTCCAGCAACCCCTGGAAGATCTCGCGATCGGCCGCGTCGCGCAGGTCGAGGGCGACGCTGCGCTTGCCGCTGTTGCTCATGGCAAAGAAATAGCCCGTGCCGGCCTGATGCGGCGGCCAGGCCCGCGAGGCCTCCCCGGCGAGCGGCTCGACCTTGAGCACCTCCGCCCCCAGCGAGGCGAGCTGCCGGGCCGCCAGGGGCGCCGTCGTATACTGGCCGATCTCGATCACCCGCAGCCCTGCGCAGGGCAACTGCGGCGCACGCGTGTCTGCGCCAGCAGCAGAGCGCGGCGCACGCGTGTCGCCGCCAGCAGAATCACGGGGCGCCAGGCCGGCGACGAAGCTACGATCGCCATCCCGGACCGGGATCGCCTCCGGCGCAAGCCCGGGCGTCCGCGAGGCCTTGAGCGGCGCCCCGGCGACGAGGGCCTGTCCGCCAGTGACCGGATCCTTGAGCCGCAGGGCCATGCGCCGATGCATGACATTGTCGTCCTGCTCCAGCTTGGCGATTTCGAGGATCGGGCCCGAGGCGATGTCGCCGCGATTGAGCCGGTCGACGCAATGCTCCACCGACTGGCTGCCCATCCAGTCATTTACGACCGCATCGACCTCCTCGACCCGGACGATCCGGTCGGCGAGCTTGGCGAGCGGACCATCCTGCGCCAGGGCCGGCGTCTCCATCAGCGCACAAAGCCTTGACCAGTGCTCATCCTTGGCCGAACAGAGCAGCACCCAGCCGTCGCTGGCGCGATAGGCGTTCCAGGGGGCGGCCATGGGATGCCGGTTCCCGGCCCGCTTCGTGGCTTTGCCGCCGTAATGCAGCGGCAGATAGGTCGCCAGCGCGTTGATGCCGCATTCATAGATGCTGATATCGACCCGCTGCGGCACCCCGTCCAGGCGGCGGCTGCGGATTGCCGCCACCACGCCGGTCGCCGCATAGAGCCCGGCGTGAAATTCGAGGGCGGAGACCTCCGACGGCATGGGCGGCAGGCTCGGCAATCCCGTGACGTCGGCGACGCCGGTTACCGCCTGCAGCAGCTTCTCGCCCCAGCCGCGCTGCTCCGCCGGCGCATCAGACCCGAACCCGGTGACGTCGCAGACGATGGCACGGTCGGTCACCAGCGCGGCCACAGCATCGCCGAGCGGGCTTGCCACATCGGACGAGGTCAGCACCACATCCGCAGCGGCCACGGCCTTGGCCAGCATCGCCTGGTCCTCGGCCCGCTCGCTCCAGCCCAGGCTGCGTTTTCCCGCCGTCAGCGTGGCGCGGCTGCGCCATTTATGGTGCGAGCCCGGCTGCTCCGGCTCGACGACGATCACCGTCGCTCCGGCCTGAGCCAGCAGCAGGCCGCAGGCGGCACAGGCGACCCGGTCGCCGACTTCGAGCACGATGAGATCTGACAGGGCCGTTCGCTGCATCGCACCTTCTCGAGTTTCACTCTACGGAACTAGGTTCATTTTACCCATGCTACCAACCCGACCCCCTGCTCGTCCAGCCCCGGAGGGCCGATCAACGTCCCTCATTTCACCTTTGCCCATCACCGCCCCGTGAAGTGGGGCTTGCGCTTGTCCAGGAAGGCGCGCGCGCCTTCCTTCTGGTCGGCGGTATCGAACAGCAGCTGGAAGGCCTTCCGTTCCAGGCGCAGCGCCGTATCCAGGGGCGCATCCTCGCCCGCCGCCACCACTTCCTTGATCTGCGCCACCGCTAGGGGCGGCATCGCGGCGATCCGTTCCGCGATTTTGAGAGCCTCGGCGAGCGCCGACCCGTCCGGCACCACGCGGCTCGCGAGCCCCATCTCGAAGGCGGCGCGCCCGCTGAAGGTCTCCCCCGTCAGCACCAGCAGCATGGTCTTGTACTTGCCGATCGCCCGCAACAGCCGCTGCGTGCCCCCGGCGCCCGGCATCACCCCCACCTTCACCTCGGGTTGGCCGAAAGTTGCGGTCTCGCCGGCGACGATGATGTCGGCATGCATGGCAAGCTCGCAGCCGCCGCCCAGCGCATAGCCCTCCACGGCTGCGATGACCGGCTTGGGAAACCGCGTCAGCGACTCCCACAACACGTGCAGCTTGCGCAGCAGGTGATCGACCGGCTGCGTCTCCAGCATCACCTTGATGTCCGCCCCGGCGACGAACACCGTCTCGCTGCCGGTGAGCACCACCGCCCGGATCTCCTCATCCTGCGCCAGCCCGTCAAACGCGGCAGCCAACCCCTGCCGCACCTCCATGTTGAGGGCGTTGAGCGCTTCCGGCCGGCTGATCTGGACCTGGGCGACCCCGGCGACGGGCCGGGTGACGATGACGACCGACATGCATGATCTCACTGTTGAAAACGGGAAACCGTTGAAAACGGGAAGCCGTTGAAACGGGAGCGCCCAGGCTAGCGGGGTCCACGCCTCGGATCCAGGTCCGATTTCCGACGGAAGGCGACTGCTGACGCCGCCGTCCTCAGCGTATACAACTCTCCGGTCCGGCCTCAAGGCCGGCGCCGTCGCGGCGAGCCCCCGGGGAGCGCTGCTTGCTGACAACATGGAAGACGATGGGAACACGCATGAAGCTCTCGGCCGAAGACCTCCGCCAATTGGTGATGCGCATCTTTCTGGAGAATGGCTGCTCCGAGACCACGGCCCGCGCCCTCACCCACACGGTCATGACCGCCGAGGTCGCCGGCACGCTGAGCCATGGCGTCTTTCGCATGCCGGGCTACGTCTCCAGCCTGCGCGCCGGCTGGGTCGACGGCAAGGCCGAGCCCATCGTCGAGGACCGCGCGCCCGGTGTCGTCACCGTCGACGGCGCCAATGGCTTCTCCCAGGTCGCCCAGGAGGCCGGCCGCGACCTCGTGATGGACAAGGCCCGCCACTGCGGGATCGCCGCCCTCTCCATCCGCAATGCCCATCATTACGCCGCCCTCTGGCCTGATCTCGAGCCCTTCGGCGAGGCCGGACTGGCGGGCCTTGCCTTCGTGAACTCCCTGAGCCTCATGGCGCCCTGGGGCGGCACCCGCGCGCTGCTCGGCACCAATCCCATGGGCTTCGTCTGGCCGCGGGCCGGCAAGCCGCCCTTGCTCTGGGACCAGGCCTCCAGCGTCATGGCCCATGGCGAGGTGCTCATGCATGCCCGTGACGGCAAGTCCCTCCCCCCGGGTGTCGGCTACGATGCCGAGGGCCGCGAGACCACCGATCCGGCCGGCATCCGCGACGGCGGCGCCTTGGCGAGCTTCGGCAAGCACAAGGGCACCTCCATCGCCCTGATGGTCGAGCTGCTGGCGGCGGGCCTCGGCGGCGGTCTGTTCGGCTTCGAGGACCAGTCCCGCAAGCTTCCCCCGCCGAAGACCTGCAGCGCCGGCATGACCATCATCGTCATCGATCCCGCCCGCTTCGGCGACGGCGTCATCGAGCGCGCCGAGGACATGTTCGCCGAATATGCCACCAACGAGGGGGCCCGCCTGCCCGGCGAGCGCCGCCATGGCAATCGCGACCGCTCCGCCGCCCAGGGCCTGGAGGTGGCCGACGCCCAATATGAGAAGCTCATGGAGCTCCTCCCTGCCGGCTGACCCGCGTCCCCAGCAGCCAGCTGCGACGGCGGCGAACCCCGCCGTCGCGTGCTCTTGCCACCTCGCGTCTCAACCATCGCGCGCCGTGCCGTCCGGCCGATCGCCCGGACGCAGATAGCGCTCGCCGCGCCCATAGGCATCGAGGATCGCGGGGATGTCCTCGCGATAGAGCCCGCAATCCTTCATGAGCCGCGGCTCCAGCCTCGACAGCAGCAGGAGGCCGTCACGGCGCCGGCGGCGCCGGCGGTAGCGTTCGAACACTGTGCGGACAAGCCGGGCGCCCCCCTTCGCCACCGCCGGCGCCCGTGCGGCCAGCGCGCCTGCCGCAGCGAGGATCCGCGCTTTGGTCGCCGGGACTGTTTTGCCCATGAAGGCCCTCGTGGAATGACTATCGACACAGGCCGATTGTCTCTCCTTCACGCGATACAGTCGATGCAATAGATCTCAACACGTGAGAGACATTTCTCACGTTGTCGGTCCGCTTTAGCGTCGGAGGACTGGATTTTGCGTGGAATTCCCGCGCCTTCGGAGGTATAGAAACAGGGGCATGGCGCCGATTGTCCCGGCGTGTTGGTCAATGGGTGATACAATCGCGACCGCTGTGACAGACCCGATCCCCGCAGGCGAAGGCCGGCTCCACGACCGCCTCGCCACTCTCCTCGAGCAGAGGGTGCGCGAGGCCATGAAGCCCGGCGAGCGCCTGCCGCCGCATCGCGACCTTGCCCGCCAGTTCGGCGTCGCCATCGGCACCGTGACCAGGGCCATCGACAGCCTGAGCGAGCGTGGCATCGTCCGCGGCGAGCCGGGCCGGGGCACCTTCGTGCTTGCCGCCGAGCGCCCTCGCCGCCTCGACGGCCCCATCGACCTCAGCCTCAACGCACCCCCGCCGCTGCTGTCGCCCGATGCCCTTGCTGCCGCCTCCGAGCGGGCGGCCCGCACCGTCATCTCTTTGCCCAATGGCGGCTATGTCGACCTGACCGGCACCCCCGGGCAGCGCCGGGTCATGGCCGGCTGGCTCGCCCGCACCCGGCTCGACTGCGCCGCCGACGATCTCGTCCTCTGCGTCGGCGCCCAGCAGGGCCTCGCTCTGGCCTTTGCCGATCTCGCCCGCCGCTCGCGCCAGATCGCCACGGAAGGCGCGACCTTCCCCGGCGCGCTGGCCGTCGCCCACCAGCTCGGACTGGAGGTCCTGCCCATCGCCCATGACGAGGAGGGCATGGTGCCGGATGCCCTCGAGCGTTGCTTCTCCGAGACCGCCTGCCGCGCTCTCTACGTCACCCCCATCTGCCAGAATCCCCTCGGCTTCGAGATGACCGCGGCCCGCCGTCGCGACATCCTGCGCATCTGCAAGGTCCATGATGCCGTCATCGTCGAGGACGACATCTACAGCATCTATGGCAGCCGGGGTGCTCCGACCTTCAAGGAGCTGGCCCCCGACCGCGTCTATTACGTCACCAGCCTGTCCAAGAGTGTCACGGCCCTCGTCCGCCTCGGCGTCCTGGCCCCGCCGGCCGCCCGCCGCGACGCCATTGCCGCACGCCTGCGGGCCGAGATCTGGGGACCGGCGCCGCTCGCCGTGGAGACCGGCTGCAACTTGATCGAGATGGGCCAGGATGTCGGTCTCGCCCTCCAGTTCCGCCGCGAAGCCCGCGACCGCGTCCACCTCGCGAGCCGCCGCTTGGATCTGGTCGCCCTGCCCATGCCCGACGGCGCCCCCCATCTCTGGCTGCCCATGCGCTTGAGCGAGGCGGAACGCCTGGCCCGCCGGGCCGCCGATATCGGCATCCGCCTGACCCCGCCGGACTCCATGCTGGTGCCCGGCACCGAGCTTGCCGGCATCCGCCTCTGCCTGATGACGGTCGCCATGGACGATCTCGATCAGGCGCTCCAGTCTCTCGCCGGCCTCGCCCGGGCGCCTCTCGACATGGTGATCTGAACCTCTCTTAGAGGCTGACGCACATATTGTATTGCGCTTTCGATTATCGTATCGATACATCCATGATATGTTAACGAAGAAATCCCATGGCCCCCGAACAGATCGCCGCCATCGCGGCCTATGCCTTCGCCAGCTCCATCACCCCCGGCCCCAACAACACCATGCTCATGGCCTCGGGCGTGAATTTCGGCTTTCAGCGCTCGATCCCGCATATGCTGGGCGTCTGCTGCGGCTTCAGCGCCATGCTGCTGGCTCTGGGCTGCGGCATCGGCAGCCTGTTTCAGGCCTATCCCGCTCTCCACGACATCCTCCGCTATGTCGGCGGCGCCTATATGCTCTACCTCGCCTGGATCATCGCCACCGCCCATCCTCAGAACGCCGTCCAGAGCCGCGATCCCATCAGCTTTCTCCAGGCGGCGGCCTTCCAGCTGGTCAATCCCAAGGCCTGGATGATGGCGATCGGCGCCGTGGCCGGCTATGTCGCCACCGACAACCTCCTGGCCAGCCTCGCGGTGCTGACGGGGATCTTCGCCGTCATCAACGCCCTGTGCATCATCGCCTGGACCGGCGGCGGGGTCGCGTTGCGCCGCGCCCTCGGCAGCAGCGAACGCCTGCGCCTGTTCAACGTCGCCATGGCGCTCCTGCTCGTGGTCTCCCTGATCCCCATGGTCTTCCCTCATCTTCTCGAGTGAGGCGTCATGGCGATCTCCGCTCCTTTCACCCCGAGTCGAAGCCATGCTGCCTTTGCCCGTCCCCCTGAATGCCTTGCGCGCCTTCGAGGCCGCCGCCCGCCACCTGTCCATCAAGCAGGCGGCCCTCGAGCTCGGCGTCACCCCGTCCGCCGTCAGCCACCAGCTGCGCGTCCTGGAGGATGGCCTCGGCCTTGAGCTCCTGCGCCGCGAGGGCGCCGGTCTCGTGCTCACCAGTGCCGGCCGCAGCCTCAGCCCGGAGCTCACCTCGGCCTTTGAGAGGATCACCGGCGCCGTCACCGCCCTGCGCGCGCCGCGCAAGATCGGCCCGCTGCGGTTGACCGTCCTGCCGACCTTCGCCACGCATTGGCTGTCGCCGCGCCTGGCCTCCTATCCCTTCGACCGGCGCGGCACGGAGCTGCAGATCACCACCACCCAGGACATGGTCGATCTCGCCGCCGGCACCGCCGATGCCGGCATCCGCAGCGGTCGCGGCGACTGGCCGGGCCTGGTCTCCGACCGCCTCTTTGCGGAGACCCTCACCCTGTTGGGCGCGCCCGTCCTGGCAGCCCCCGACGACGCCGCCCTGCGCCGCGCCCTCGGCGGCACCAACCTGTTCCTGTCGCATCACCGGCGGGCGGAGTTCGAGGCGTGGAACGCCGCCCTTCCCGGCGGACCGGTGACCCCGGCGGCCATCACCATCGTCGATTCCGTCGGCTTCTGTCTGACCGCCGCCATGGATGGGGCCGGCATCACCCTGGCCGGTCTGGAGATCGCAGCCGACGATCTGCGGGCGGGCCGCCTGCACAGCCTCTTCGACCATCGCCTGACCACGGGCGCGGGCTACTATCTCGTCTATCCCCCCGTCCTGTCCGCCGACCGGCGGCTGCGCAGCCTGCGCACCTGGCTTCTGGCTCAAGCCGCCCGGGCCTCGGCCCGAGCCTCGGGCCAGGCTTCGGCACCCGCTCAGGACGCCACGGCCGCACCGTCGCACGGCCGCGCCGTCGCCCCCGCGCCCGGATAACACCGCCCTCGCCTGAGGGGGCCATCCGCGCTACACTTCCCCTGACGCACAAGGAGAGGGTCGATCCATGGCGGCAGACGACGACGACGACCCGGACTTCAAGGAGCGCATCCGCCGACGCGCCCACTATATCTGGGTCAGTGAAGGCTGGCCCGACGGCCGCCACGAGCAGCATTGGGCGCTGGCCCGCGAACAGCTGGAGGCCGAGGAAGGCCGGCGCGGATCGCGACGGCCCTCCGAGGACAAGGCGGACGACTGATCCCGCTCATGCCGCCTCGGCGGCTCATGCCGCCTCGGCGGCTCATGCCGCCTCGGCTCGGACGCTGGCCCTTGCCTGCTCCGCGGCCTTTCCCGTGAGCTCCGCCATGTGGTCCTGGCGGAACCCGAAGGTGCCGACCCCGGCCGTCGCCGATCTCAGCTCGATGATGAGCGTCTGCAGCTCGGCCTCCGGCATATGCGCCTTCACACTATCCCATCCGGGCCAGCCGGCGCGCGCATCGAAGCCGAGGATCTGCCCCCGCCGGCCGCTCACGATCTGATTGACCCGCGCCGTCGTCTCCGAGGGCACATGCACCTCCACCTCGACAATGGGCTCGAGCAGGATCGGCTGGCATTGCGCCATGCCCTCGGTCATGCCGATGCGGGCGGCGGTCTTGAACGCCATTTCGGAGGAATCCACCGTGTGATAGGAGCCGTCCGCCAGGTTGACGGCGATATCGACCACCGGAAAGCCCAGCGGTCCGCGGACGAGATAATCCTTCACCCCGGCCTCCACCGCCGGAATATACTGCTTCGGCACGACGCCGCCGGTGATCGTGTCGGTGAACGAGAATCCCTCCCCGCGCGGCAGCGGCTTGATGTCCAGCACCACGTCGCCGAACTGGCCATGGCCGCCCGACTGCTTCTTGTGCCGGCCGCGCACGCTCGCCGCCTTGCGGATCGTTTCCCGATAGGCGATGCGGCGCGGCTGGGCCTGCGCCGCCACCCCATATTTCCCGGCCAGCCGCTCCAGGGCGACCCGCAGATGCATCTCCCCCTGCCCCCACAGCACCATTTCATGGGTGATGGCATTATGGTCGAGGGCGAGCGACGGGTCCTCCTCCGTGAGCTTGGTGATGGCCGCCGTCAGCTTCACCTCGTCCTTGCGGTCGCTCACCGAGACGGCGAGCCCATAGACCGGGGCCGCACGGGTGACGCGGCCCAATTGCGCCGGCGCGACCTTGCCCGTGGCCAGGGTCTCGCCGGTGCCGACGCTGTCGAGCCGGCCCAGCGCCACCGTGTCGCCGGCCCCTGCCGTGCCCACTTTGCGCATCTCCTGCCCGTTCAGCACCATCAGCCCGGCGATCCGCTCCGAGCGTCCGGCCTTGCCCACCACCATGTCCCCGTCGCTGAGCGAGCCGGCCAGGATGCGCGAGACCGAGAGCTTGCCGCCATGGGCGGTATGCAGCGTCTTCATCACCTGGGCGACCGTCTCTCCCTTGGACGCCACGCCGAGCCGTTGGGCGGTGGCGGCGATCCCCGGAGCTTCGTGGCGCAGGGCTTTCAGCAGCCGGAAAATGCCGTTTCCCTTCTCGGCCGAGCCCAGCAGCACCGGCGTGATCAGCCCCTCGCGCAGCTCGCGCCGCAGATCCTCGAACACCCGGTCGCGGGGCGGCTCCACCTCCTCCAGCAGCTGCTCCATCAGATCGTCGTCGTAATCCGCCAGCTGCTCGAGCATGTGGAAGCGCGCCTCGAGCTTGCGCTGGCCGAGATCGCCCGGCAGCTCGATCACCTCGCTCTGGGCATGTTCGCGATAGAGGAAGGCCCGCTCCAAAGCGAGATCCACGAAACCGGTGACGATCCCGTTCTGCCAGATGGGGATCTGCCGCAGCACCAGGGGCCGCGCGCTGGCGGGCTGCAGCACCTCCAGCACGTCGCGGATGCGCCCCTCGGCGCGGTCGACCTTGTTGATGAACAGGAAGCGCGGCACGCCGAGCGCGTCCAGCTGCTTCAGGATGAGCTGCAGGGCGGGCACCTTCTTCTCGTCGGGCTCGCACACCACCACCGCCGCGTCGCAGGCGGCCAATGCCGCCTCCTGCTCCTGGGCGAATTCGATGGAGCCGGGGCAATCGAGAAAGCTGTAGCGCTCGCCGAGAAATTCGGTGGTGCCGACATTCATCTCCACGCTCATGCCATGGCTGCCGGCTTCCGCACTGGCGTCTCCCACCATGGATTTCTGCGCCGCCGTCCCCTGCCGCGCGATGGCGCCCGTGCGATAGAGCAGCGCCTCGAGCAGCGTCGTCTTGCCGGATTGATAGGGGCCCACCAGTGCTATGCACCGCGGACCCGCGGCCGATCTGTCGCCTGCCTCGTTCATGGTTCGTCCTCCCTGTTGCCTGTGCCGGCAGGGGGTCCTGCGGGCACGAAACCCACCAGTCCACGAAACCTCATTAGCAAGCGATATGGTCGGCCCGTTCAGCCTCGAGCGCAAGGGCGAAGTGGCGTCCGTTCACATCTGCGCCAGCAGGCCCCCGCCTGTGGCACCTTTGCGGGCGAGCGGAATTTAGGGCATAGATCCACCACCGAGGTGACGAAGGGAAAGCGCATGAATCGCCGGATGATCTTGATGGGGGGTGCCGCCGCCCTGGCCGTGTTGCCCCTGAAGCTGGGCGCAGCTCCCGCCTTTGCCCAGGCGGCCGCAACCGACGGCCCTTTCAAGCTGCCCGCGCTTCCCTATGAGCCCAACGCGCTGGAACCGGCGATCGATGCCGAGACCATGTCCCTGCATCACGACAAGCATCATCAGGCCTATGTCACCAATCTGAACAAGGCCGTCGCCGCCGATCCGCAGCTGCAGGGCAAGGATCTCGAGACCCTCATCCGCGATGCCGGCCAGCGTCCCGCCGCCGTGCGCAACAATGGTGGCGGCCACTGGAATCACAGCTTCTTCTGGGAGACCATGTCCCCCACCGGCAAGCAGAGCGCCCCCTCGCCCGAGCTCCTGGCGGCGATCAACAGCAGCTTCGGCTCCATGGACGAGTTCACCGAGAAGTTCAACGCCGCCGGCGCCGGCCGCTTCGGCTCGGGCTGGGTCTGGCTGATCAAGGACGACCAGGGCAAGCTCGCCATCACCACGACCCCGAACCAGGACAATCCGCTGATGGACGTGGCTGAAGTCAAGGGCACGCCCATCCTCGGCAACGACGTCTGGGAGCACGCCTATTACCTGAAATACAACAACCGCCGCCC
It encodes:
- a CDS encoding LysE family translocator; amino-acid sequence: MAPEQIAAIAAYAFASSITPGPNNTMLMASGVNFGFQRSIPHMLGVCCGFSAMLLALGCGIGSLFQAYPALHDILRYVGGAYMLYLAWIIATAHPQNAVQSRDPISFLQAAAFQLVNPKAWMMAIGAVAGYVATDNLLASLAVLTGIFAVINALCIIAWTGGGVALRRALGSSERLRLFNVAMALLLVVSLIPMVFPHLLE
- a CDS encoding LysR substrate-binding domain-containing protein; translation: MLPLPVPLNALRAFEAAARHLSIKQAALELGVTPSAVSHQLRVLEDGLGLELLRREGAGLVLTSAGRSLSPELTSAFERITGAVTALRAPRKIGPLRLTVLPTFATHWLSPRLASYPFDRRGTELQITTTQDMVDLAAGTADAGIRSGRGDWPGLVSDRLFAETLTLLGAPVLAAPDDAALRRALGGTNLFLSHHRRAEFEAWNAALPGGPVTPAAITIVDSVGFCLTAAMDGAGITLAGLEIAADDLRAGRLHSLFDHRLTTGAGYYLVYPPVLSADRRLRSLRTWLLAQAARASARASGQASAPAQDATAAPSHGRAVAPAPG
- a CDS encoding DUF2934 domain-containing protein codes for the protein MAADDDDDPDFKERIRRRAHYIWVSEGWPDGRHEQHWALAREQLEAEEGRRGSRRPSEDKADD
- a CDS encoding elongation factor G; translation: MNEAGDRSAAGPRCIALVGPYQSGKTTLLEALLYRTGAIARQGTAAQKSMVGDASAEAGSHGMSVEMNVGTTEFLGERYSFLDCPGSIEFAQEQEAALAACDAAVVVCEPDEKKVPALQLILKQLDALGVPRFLFINKVDRAEGRIRDVLEVLQPASARPLVLRQIPIWQNGIVTGFVDLALERAFLYREHAQSEVIELPGDLGQRKLEARFHMLEQLADYDDDLMEQLLEEVEPPRDRVFEDLRRELREGLITPVLLGSAEKGNGIFRLLKALRHEAPGIAATAQRLGVASKGETVAQVMKTLHTAHGGKLSVSRILAGSLSDGDMVVGKAGRSERIAGLMVLNGQEMRKVGTAGAGDTVALGRLDSVGTGETLATGKVAPAQLGRVTRAAPVYGLAVSVSDRKDEVKLTAAITKLTEEDPSLALDHNAITHEMVLWGQGEMHLRVALERLAGKYGVAAQAQPRRIAYRETIRKAASVRGRHKKQSGGHGQFGDVVLDIKPLPRGEGFSFTDTITGGVVPKQYIPAVEAGVKDYLVRGPLGFPVVDIAVNLADGSYHTVDSSEMAFKTAARIGMTEGMAQCQPILLEPIVEVEVHVPSETTARVNQIVSGRRGQILGFDARAGWPGWDSVKAHMPEAELQTLIIELRSATAGVGTFGFRQDHMAELTGKAAEQARASVRAEAA
- a CDS encoding superoxide dismutase, with protein sequence MNRRMILMGGAAALAVLPLKLGAAPAFAQAAATDGPFKLPALPYEPNALEPAIDAETMSLHHDKHHQAYVTNLNKAVAADPQLQGKDLETLIRDAGQRPAAVRNNGGGHWNHSFFWETMSPTGKQSAPSPELLAAINSSFGSMDEFTEKFNAAGAGRFGSGWVWLIKDDQGKLAITTTPNQDNPLMDVAEVKGTPILGNDVWEHAYYLKYNNRRPDYLKAWWQVVNWPKASERYALANKA